One segment of Alkaliphilus flagellatus DNA contains the following:
- a CDS encoding Crp/Fnr family transcriptional regulator, with protein sequence MDKVKSCSVHCMNCQHKMCAKKVPIFSNLESKQLEMITGVIIRKKYRKGEVIFLQGSLLDGLYIINNGKIKIFKYTKEGKEQILYILSDGDFFGELSLLKAEEVSFNAEAIEDVNICMIQKKDFDKILALNPEISVKILNVIGGRLSKLETLVQSLGTKDVEARIAQMLLDLAEEFGVQKKNSIEMEIPLTREDMANFIGVTRETISRKLSLLQNEGIIDLIGNRKIIIFNIEDLKEFI encoded by the coding sequence ATGGACAAGGTTAAATCATGTAGTGTACACTGTATGAATTGTCAGCATAAAATGTGTGCCAAAAAAGTTCCGATTTTTTCTAATTTAGAAAGTAAACAATTAGAAATGATTACAGGTGTTATCATTAGAAAAAAGTATAGAAAGGGAGAAGTTATTTTTTTACAAGGTAGTCTTTTAGATGGGCTATATATTATTAATAATGGTAAAATAAAAATTTTTAAATATACTAAAGAAGGTAAGGAACAGATACTGTACATTCTTTCTGATGGTGATTTTTTTGGTGAACTAAGTTTATTAAAGGCTGAGGAAGTGAGCTTTAATGCGGAGGCAATTGAGGATGTTAATATTTGTATGATACAGAAAAAAGACTTTGATAAAATTTTAGCATTAAATCCTGAAATTTCGGTTAAGATATTAAACGTAATTGGTGGTAGACTTTCCAAGCTAGAAACTTTAGTTCAGAGCTTAGGTACAAAGGATGTTGAAGCTAGAATCGCACAAATGTTATTAGATTTAGCTGAAGAGTTTGGAGTGCAGAAAAAAAATTCTATTGAAATGGAAATTCCACTAACTAGAGAAGATATGGCAAACTTTATAGGCGTAACTAGAGAAACTATTAGCCGAAAACTGAGCTTACTACAGAATGAGGGAATAATTGATTTAATAGGTAACAGAAAAATTATTATTTTTAATATAGAAGACTTAAAAGAATTTATATAA
- a CDS encoding MFS transporter — protein sequence MKKYQTNILIGITFFSMILLGILESIRGVLIPSIQNFYHIDYKEIGIFLFVASLGYVIANFFGGNTADSLGQKRLLLLGVLLITLGTLGMVVSRSYIFFIVSVAILNYGFGSISIGANTLTPVVFKNNQGMMMNLLHFFYGLGATIGPRYAGVALDYKWSWQEIYSATLIIIVIYTIFVLTSTFPRIEGVRSEARVPLMEVLRNKKVLLFSFVLGFYVAAELGVANWLTTYLQSSKNIGSLKSATYLSLFFGVFTFGRLIGGFIVEKLGYFRSIIGFLIIALLLFIIGTTASKQLVILISLSGFFFSIIYPTTFALLLKEFDKGTSTVIGVVITISSATNMIGNAVIGQINDMFGVNAGFRLVALFLLITVALILILKKDTTFENQI from the coding sequence ATGAAAAAATACCAAACTAATATATTAATTGGGATTACATTTTTTTCTATGATTTTGTTAGGAATTTTAGAAAGTATTAGAGGTGTATTAATACCGTCTATACAAAACTTTTACCATATAGATTATAAAGAGATAGGTATTTTTTTATTTGTAGCTAGTTTAGGATATGTTATAGCGAATTTTTTTGGTGGGAATACTGCAGATTCATTAGGACAAAAGAGGCTATTATTGCTAGGAGTTTTGCTTATAACATTGGGGACATTGGGAATGGTTGTTTCAAGAAGTTATATTTTTTTTATAGTTTCTGTAGCTATACTAAATTATGGTTTTGGAAGTATAAGTATAGGTGCAAATACACTTACACCTGTTGTATTTAAAAACAATCAGGGTATGATGATGAATTTATTACATTTCTTTTATGGATTAGGGGCTACAATTGGACCACGTTATGCAGGTGTAGCTTTAGACTATAAATGGTCTTGGCAAGAAATTTACAGTGCAACTTTAATAATAATAGTAATCTATACAATATTTGTATTAACTAGTACTTTTCCAAGGATAGAAGGAGTACGTTCTGAAGCAAGGGTTCCTTTAATGGAAGTATTACGTAATAAAAAAGTTTTATTATTTTCATTTGTACTTGGGTTTTACGTAGCTGCCGAGTTGGGTGTTGCAAACTGGCTAACAACCTATCTTCAGAGTAGCAAAAATATTGGTTCATTGAAAAGTGCAACCTATCTTTCTTTGTTTTTTGGAGTTTTTACTTTTGGAAGGCTTATAGGTGGTTTTATAGTAGAAAAATTAGGGTATTTTAGAAGTATAATTGGATTTTTAATAATAGCTTTACTACTATTTATTATAGGTACTACAGCCTCAAAACAATTAGTTATCCTTATTTCATTATCTGGATTTTTTTTCTCAATCATTTATCCTACTACATTTGCTTTATTATTAAAGGAGTTTGATAAGGGAACAAGTACAGTTATTGGAGTAGTTATAACTATTAGTTCTGCAACAAATATGATAGGGAATGCAGTAATTGGCCAGATTAATGATATGTTTGGAGTAAACGCAGGATTTAGACTAGTTGCCTTATTTTTACTTATAACTGTTGCATTGATTTTGATATTAAAAAAAGATACTACTTTTGAAAATCAAATTTAA
- a CDS encoding DUF1657 domain-containing protein — MSTMNKLEQALASAKSLQSDLKTFSLDTEDQQAQQMFNQLSTSLENTVQLLQSRVDFVTSEEPQYLQQSMGMQKQPQNNQNNSSLTNNDNNSME, encoded by the coding sequence ATGTCTACAATGAATAAATTAGAACAAGCTTTAGCTTCTGCTAAGAGTCTTCAATCAGATCTTAAAACATTTTCATTAGATACAGAAGATCAACAAGCTCAACAAATGTTTAATCAATTATCAACAAGCTTAGAAAATACAGTTCAATTGTTACAGTCTCGTGTGGATTTTGTAACAAGCGAAGAACCTCAATATTTACAACAATCTATGGGAATGCAAAAGCAACCTCAAAATAATCAAAACAATTCTAGTTTAACTAATAATGATAACAACAGTATGGAATAA
- a CDS encoding DUF1385 domain-containing protein, with amino-acid sequence MKIGGYSHFNGITFFCDVFKIKGSRKNNDIIYDIEWIVPPKWLRKLENKFILGGILVAYYQWKVLDKKIKSLFLFLIGFYLMDEIMDLTFIDKYLDYYGSKFSIYFIITALIIVALNYKRILMIFRYHGAEHKAINCFVEHGYVDLYLIKKASRFNKRCGSNIASIFLLLYIPIWVLNVDSLTAIVIIFLIALQITKILALKNFWWDKYIQILQWITVLEPKEEEIEVAIGTFNQLHRGYYIYQSEARKDIKKV; translated from the coding sequence ATGAAAATAGGTGGATATTCTCACTTTAATGGAATCACTTTTTTTTGTGATGTATTTAAAATTAAGGGAAGTAGGAAGAATAATGATATTATTTATGATATAGAGTGGATAGTGCCTCCAAAGTGGTTAAGAAAATTAGAAAATAAATTTATTCTGGGAGGGATTCTAGTAGCGTATTATCAATGGAAGGTATTAGATAAAAAAATAAAAAGCTTATTTTTGTTTTTAATAGGATTTTATCTAATGGACGAAATCATGGATTTAACTTTTATAGATAAGTATTTAGACTACTATGGTAGTAAATTTAGTATTTATTTTATTATAACTGCTTTAATTATAGTAGCATTAAATTATAAAAGAATATTGATGATATTTAGATATCACGGTGCAGAGCATAAGGCAATTAATTGTTTTGTAGAACATGGTTATGTAGATCTATACTTAATAAAGAAAGCTTCTAGATTTAACAAAAGGTGTGGTTCTAATATAGCTAGTATATTTCTATTATTATATATACCCATATGGGTTTTAAATGTAGATTCATTAACAGCCATAGTTATTATTTTTTTAATTGCTCTTCAAATAACAAAAATTTTAGCACTTAAAAATTTTTGGTGGGATAAATATATTCAAATTCTTCAGTGGATTACTGTACTGGAACCTAAAGAAGAGGAAATTGAGGTTGCTATAGGTACTTTTAATCAATTACACAGAGGATACTATATATATCAGTCTGAAGCAAGGAAAGATATAAAAAAAGTATGA
- a CDS encoding hemerythrin domain-containing protein gives MKAVQTLRDEHQNILRMLKVVKGLCIHTFNTKEVYYKGYYDAIDFIRNYADKFHHGKEEEILFEKMSSELGPAIKQGPIFGMLAEHDLGRLFVKNLENALIESEKGNDNAKVDIIANATAYTDLLYRHIDKEDNAIFNFAESQLKAEIHEQLNVEFEKAKERLNSDDTERKYVALLEELEAYVDSL, from the coding sequence ATGAAAGCAGTACAAACCTTAAGAGATGAACATCAAAATATTTTAAGAATGTTAAAGGTTGTGAAGGGTCTATGTATACATACTTTTAATACAAAAGAAGTATATTACAAAGGCTACTATGATGCTATCGATTTTATTAGAAACTATGCAGATAAATTCCATCATGGAAAAGAAGAGGAAATTTTATTTGAAAAAATGTCTTCTGAACTTGGACCAGCCATCAAGCAAGGCCCTATCTTTGGTATGCTTGCAGAACATGATTTAGGGAGGTTGTTTGTAAAAAATCTAGAAAATGCTTTAATTGAATCTGAAAAAGGAAATGATAATGCAAAGGTTGATATTATTGCAAATGCTACAGCCTACACAGATTTACTATACCGTCATATAGACAAAGAAGATAATGCAATATTTAACTTTGCCGAAAGTCAATTAAAGGCAGAGATCCACGAACAATTAAATGTGGAGTTTGAGAAAGCTAAAGAACGTTTAAATAGCGACGATACTGAAAGGAAGTATGTAGCTTTACTAGAAGAACTAGAAGCTTATGTAGACTCATTATAA
- a CDS encoding TldD/PmbA family protein: MDIDRLKELIFEHGKNEGFTDMEVYYQSNSEFSCTVFKGEVDDYSTSQEGGISFRGLYNGHMGYAYTEKIDESATEILIEIAKENAEIIESDDNEVIFKGSKLYNKIDLYSEELAKIPTERKLDFIKEVEKKAYALDKRVVNVNYCTYKDYEDEKMLYNTNKLNKKEKSNIAVAYFSAVVQEKEEIQSALAFKVGQNFRDFDAESLAKKAVDRAISYLGAKPVESKSYTILLENIAAADLLETFVGIFSAENVQKGRSLLKNKLGEAIGSLPLTIIDDPFMIDGAANRSFDSEGVASEKVSVIEEGILHSLLHNLKTAEKEGVQSTGHGYKASYKGTITIAPSNFYIQPGLNTYEDLMNSIDEGLIITELEGLHSGANPVSGDFSLAAKGYYIKSGKIERPVNQITIASNFYEVLQNIEAVGDDLAFTLPGAGYIGSPTLKIKNISVAGE; this comes from the coding sequence ATGGATATAGATAGACTAAAGGAACTAATCTTTGAACATGGAAAAAATGAAGGCTTTACTGATATGGAAGTATATTATCAAAGTAACAGTGAATTTAGTTGTACAGTTTTCAAAGGAGAAGTAGATGATTATTCAACATCACAAGAAGGAGGTATATCCTTTAGAGGACTTTATAATGGACATATGGGATATGCCTACACGGAAAAAATTGATGAGAGTGCTACGGAAATTTTAATAGAAATAGCTAAGGAAAATGCTGAAATTATTGAAAGTGATGATAATGAGGTCATATTTAAAGGATCAAAACTTTACAATAAAATTGATTTGTATTCAGAAGAGCTAGCAAAGATACCTACAGAACGTAAGCTTGATTTTATAAAGGAAGTAGAAAAGAAAGCCTATGCATTAGATAAAAGAGTTGTAAATGTAAACTATTGTACATATAAAGATTATGAAGATGAGAAGATGCTGTATAATACTAATAAACTAAATAAAAAGGAAAAATCAAATATTGCTGTTGCATACTTTTCGGCTGTTGTTCAGGAAAAAGAAGAAATTCAAAGTGCTTTGGCATTTAAGGTAGGCCAAAATTTTAGAGATTTTGATGCCGAGTCTCTAGCAAAAAAAGCAGTAGATAGGGCTATTTCTTACTTAGGAGCAAAGCCTGTTGAGAGTAAAAGCTATACTATATTATTAGAAAATATTGCAGCTGCAGATTTATTAGAAACTTTCGTAGGCATTTTTTCAGCAGAAAACGTTCAAAAGGGCCGTTCTTTATTGAAAAATAAGCTTGGGGAAGCAATCGGAAGTTTGCCACTCACCATTATAGATGATCCATTTATGATTGATGGAGCAGCAAATCGCTCTTTTGATAGTGAAGGTGTTGCAAGTGAGAAGGTGTCAGTAATTGAAGAGGGAATATTACATAGTCTACTTCACAATTTGAAGACTGCTGAAAAAGAAGGAGTTCAATCTACTGGACATGGCTATAAAGCCTCATATAAAGGCACAATTACAATAGCACCTTCGAATTTTTATATACAACCAGGACTCAATACATACGAAGATTTAATGAATTCAATTGATGAAGGCTTAATTATTACAGAATTAGAGGGACTACACTCTGGTGCAAATCCTGTTTCAGGAGATTTCTCATTAGCAGCTAAAGGATATTACATTAAAAGTGGAAAGATAGAAAGACCAGTTAATCAAATTACAATTGCTAGTAATTTTTATGAAGTATTGCAAAATATTGAAGCTGTTGGTGATGACCTTGCATTTACATTGCCAGGTGCTGGCTACATAGGCTCACCTACATTAAAAATAAAAAATATATCTGTAGCAGGAGAGTAA
- a CDS encoding TldD/PmbA family protein yields the protein MLDKKLIEDIIMAALSTGGDFAEVFIEDKYNTGITMIGGKVDSSISGRDFGIGIRIFKGLNSVYAYTNQHTREALIDTAIKASGAIQGFKQDIVLDFTKYNYENINPIKYLPNTISKSKKVNVMREANEAANSYSDRISQVTIRSIDEDQRILVANSEGKFAEDQRVRTRIVIQSIASKNNEMQTGSYGPGAHMGFEFYDKIDVKEYAREASRIAITMLDAEPCPSGKFPVIIDNEFGGVIFHEACGHGLEATSVAKKNSVFADKIGEKVASSIVTAIDDGTIPNAWGSSNIDDEGEPTKKNVLIENGILKGYMIDKLNARRMEMDVTGSGRRQSYKFAPTSRMTNTYIAAGKSTPEEIIANTEFGIYAKYMGGGSVNPTTGDFNFAVMEGYLVRNGKIDKPLRGATLIGNGPNILHKIDMVGNNLDYGQGMCGSVSGSIPTDVGQPTIRVSEITVGGRKGEK from the coding sequence ATGTTAGATAAAAAGCTTATCGAAGACATAATTATGGCTGCATTATCAACAGGGGGAGATTTTGCGGAGGTATTTATAGAAGACAAATACAATACAGGTATCACTATGATAGGTGGTAAGGTGGATAGTAGTATTTCTGGTAGGGATTTTGGTATTGGAATCAGAATTTTTAAAGGATTAAATAGTGTATATGCTTATACAAATCAGCATACTAGAGAAGCTTTAATAGATACAGCCATTAAAGCTAGTGGAGCAATCCAAGGCTTTAAACAAGATATTGTGTTAGATTTTACAAAATATAATTATGAAAACATTAACCCAATAAAATACTTACCAAATACAATTAGTAAAAGTAAAAAGGTTAATGTAATGAGGGAAGCCAATGAAGCTGCCAATAGTTATAGTGATCGTATTTCTCAGGTTACTATAAGATCCATCGATGAGGACCAAAGAATATTAGTTGCTAACTCTGAAGGGAAATTTGCAGAAGATCAAAGAGTAAGAACAAGAATTGTAATTCAATCTATAGCTTCTAAAAATAATGAGATGCAAACAGGTTCATATGGTCCAGGTGCACACATGGGATTTGAATTCTATGATAAAATAGATGTTAAAGAGTATGCAAGAGAAGCATCTAGAATTGCAATTACTATGTTAGATGCAGAGCCTTGCCCAAGTGGTAAATTTCCAGTAATAATAGATAATGAATTTGGTGGAGTTATTTTCCATGAAGCTTGTGGTCATGGGTTAGAAGCAACTTCTGTGGCCAAAAAGAATTCTGTATTCGCAGATAAAATTGGAGAAAAGGTGGCATCTAGCATTGTTACTGCTATAGATGACGGAACAATTCCAAATGCTTGGGGATCTTCTAATATTGATGATGAAGGAGAACCGACTAAAAAGAATGTGCTAATAGAGAATGGTATTTTAAAAGGGTATATGATAGATAAATTAAATGCCAGAAGAATGGAAATGGATGTAACGGGATCAGGACGTAGACAATCCTATAAATTTGCTCCTACATCTAGAATGACAAATACATATATAGCAGCTGGTAAATCCACTCCAGAAGAGATTATTGCCAATACAGAGTTTGGTATCTATGCAAAATATATGGGTGGAGGATCAGTTAATCCTACTACTGGAGATTTTAACTTTGCTGTTATGGAGGGGTATTTAGTTAGAAATGGTAAAATAGACAAACCATTAAGAGGAGCTACTTTAATAGGAAATGGTCCTAATATACTTCATAAAATTGATATGGTGGGTAACAATCTGGATTATGGTCAAGGTATGTGTGGATCTGTTAGTGGATCAATACCTACAGATGTTGGGCAACCTACAATTAGAGTAAGTGAGATTACTGTCGGCGGCAGAAAGGGGGAGAAATAG
- a CDS encoding Cof-type HAD-IIB family hydrolase — translation MYKPYRIFATDMDGTLLNYRKEISEVNLKAMRDLHKEGIEVVVCTGRSFATVKQYLEQLDFPCWLISNNGSVIRNKSREIVSTTYMKQTVLQKVIRILEKEDVYFHASDEEYYYIKSIYERIKMVRNYVSRVEKSKIKAFWRPIYEVLFSNTHKKVNFNSFIHNGGKITSIFVVSRNSEKINSIKAKLANIEGIDVSSSGKDNIEILDKGATKAHGLAKLLSKLNISSDEIVTVGDNFNDLTMIKYAGLGVAMGNSEAEIKEHADWVTKTNEEDGVAHLIYEKVIKLKEVAME, via the coding sequence ATGTATAAACCATACAGGATTTTTGCAACCGATATGGATGGAACATTGCTAAATTATAGGAAGGAAATATCGGAAGTAAATTTAAAGGCTATGAGAGACTTGCATAAGGAAGGCATTGAAGTTGTTGTATGCACTGGAAGATCCTTTGCTACAGTTAAGCAGTACTTAGAACAACTAGATTTTCCATGTTGGCTTATTAGTAATAATGGATCCGTTATTAGAAATAAAAGTAGAGAAATAGTTTCAACTACTTATATGAAACAAACGGTTTTACAAAAGGTGATTAGAATATTGGAAAAAGAAGATGTATATTTCCATGCCAGTGATGAGGAATATTATTACATTAAAAGTATATATGAGCGAATAAAAATGGTCCGTAACTATGTATCGAGGGTAGAAAAATCTAAAATTAAGGCGTTTTGGCGTCCTATTTATGAAGTTTTATTTTCTAATACACATAAAAAAGTTAACTTTAACTCTTTTATTCATAATGGTGGAAAAATAACGAGTATATTTGTAGTAAGTAGAAACAGTGAAAAAATTAATAGTATAAAGGCAAAACTAGCTAATATAGAAGGTATTGATGTGTCTAGTTCTGGTAAAGACAACATAGAAATCTTAGATAAAGGAGCTACAAAGGCCCATGGTCTTGCAAAATTATTATCAAAGTTAAATATTTCTTCAGATGAAATAGTGACGGTTGGAGATAACTTTAATGATCTTACTATGATAAAATATGCAGGTTTGGGTGTAGCCATGGGAAATAGTGAAGCAGAAATAAAAGAACATGCAGATTGGGTTACAAAAACTAATGAAGAAGATGGAGTGGCTCATTTAATATATGAAAAGGTGATTAAACTCAAAGAAGTTGCTATGGAATAA
- a CDS encoding ferritin, whose product MISEKLLDTFNQQLKYEFEAANIYLAMAAYCKAEDLEGFANFFIVQAEEERFHAMKFFNFIDEIGERIVMSGYDNPNNSYDSLEDVFTAALKHEQKVTAQINNLMSLALEEKHYASVNFLNWFIDEQVEEEAMFSALIAKIKRVTNSPEGIYMLDNELAQRTFVPPAE is encoded by the coding sequence ATGATTTCAGAAAAATTATTAGATACTTTTAATCAACAACTAAAGTATGAATTTGAAGCTGCTAATATTTATTTAGCTATGGCAGCATATTGCAAGGCTGAGGATTTAGAAGGTTTTGCTAACTTCTTCATAGTTCAAGCTGAAGAAGAAAGATTCCATGCTATGAAATTTTTTAACTTCATCGATGAAATAGGAGAAAGAATAGTTATGTCTGGTTACGACAATCCAAACAATTCCTATGATTCATTAGAAGATGTTTTTACTGCAGCATTAAAGCATGAACAAAAAGTTACAGCACAAATCAACAATCTTATGAGTTTAGCATTAGAAGAAAAACACTATGCATCAGTTAACTTCCTAAATTGGTTTATTGATGAGCAAGTAGAAGAAGAGGCTATGTTCTCTGCACTTATTGCTAAGATAAAAAGAGTAACAAATAGTCCCGAAGGAATTTATATGCTAGATAACGAACTAGCTCAAAGAACTTTCGTTCCTCCAGCAGAATAA